In one window of Spodoptera frugiperda isolate SF20-4 chromosome 11, AGI-APGP_CSIRO_Sfru_2.0, whole genome shotgun sequence DNA:
- the LOC118274733 gene encoding nose resistant to fluoxetine protein 6: MAAARALSLLALCHLACAGAGAAPHIIFDLSDEQYYEMPRLFALDEWPGCVAARGAYCVGSFELAPAQLPHPLYDLMQAYSANTVDNYNHTRLHRGLCLPRSCAAHAPPRPHDLHEDQLRDWFSSCVNASTLSGYNLSAQLLRLEYCTRGEAPPPDLTPAERAFAGFLAALLALAVISTALDLTLSDHARKGLEWALVWSVPACWRALSAPPPRAARTDLACFDGLRVLTMLVVIIEHVCWITTQTYLADTKIYEQIRGSIDVILMTNSTLVVQIFFIMSSFLLAHKLLQQRRRGEHVPPFSTFMDTMFNRIIRVSPSYWVVVWFAASWWQRTGRGPLWAPMVASEAAVCRRKWWTHLLYLNNILYADDKCLIQTWYLAADMQLYAVCLALTLALWRWRRAAVAVLTALLVGSVALLFGLAYYWNLVPTYVMHRPESVWLAYREEPSFNVLYQSPLGNVPGALAGLLLAHLHHALLDLDVQLPRYKIFGWLSVAAVPVAAWWVAVSPLALGRGPPARLPAAALAALERPVFSFFVAMALLGAMNGIPSAVKRCLSWPGWAAWARLSFGALLLHMPINKSLVAARLMPSMLDRQAAISEWFGVAAVSYMAALPLALLVELPAQRLVRALRPERAARAPSAPPARAPADKSDL, from the exons ATGGCTGCGGCGCGCGCGCTCTCTCTGCTGGCGCTCTGCCACCTcgcctgcgccggcgccggcgctgCTCCTCACATCATCTTCGACTTAAGCG ATGAGCAGTACTACGAGATGCCGCGGCTGTTCGCGCTGGACGAGTGGCCGGGCTGcgtggcggcgcgcggcgcctACTGCGTCGGCAGCTTCGAGCTGGCGCCGGCGCAGCTGCCGCACCCGCTCTACGACCTCATGCAG GCTTACTCCGCGAACACGGTGGACAACTACAACCACACGCGGCTGCACCGCGGACTGTGCCTGCCCCGCAGCTGCGCCGCGCATGCGCCGCCGCGCCCGCACGACCTGCACGAGGACCAGCTGCGGGACTG GTTTTCATCGTGTGTGAACGCGAGCACGTTGTCTGGCTACAACCTGTCAGCGCAGCTCCTGCGGCTGGAGTACTGCACCCGGGGCGAGGCTCCCCCGCCGGACCTGACCCCCGCCGAGCGAGCCTTCGCAGGCTTCCTCGCCGCGCTACTGGCGCTCGCCGTCATCAGCACTGCGCTGGACCTCACGCTCAGCGACCACGCCAGGAAAG GGTTGGAGTGGGCGCTGGTGTGGTCGGTGCCGGCGTGCTGGCGCGCGCTGTCGGCGCCGccgccccgcgccgcgcgcACCGACCTCGCCTGCTTCGACGGGCTGCGCGTGCTCACCATGCTCGTCGTCATCATCGAGCACGTCTGCTGGATCACCACGCAGACGTACCTCGCCGACACCAAGATATACGAACAG ATCCGCGGCTCCATCGACGTGATCCTGATGACGAACAGTACGCTGGTGGTGCAGATCTTCTTCATCATGTCCTCGTTTCTGCTGGCACACAAGCTACTGCAGCAGCGCCGGCGCGGGGAGCACGTGCCGCCCTTTTCCACCTTCATGGACACCATGTTCAACAGGATCATCAG GGTGAGTCCGTCGTACTGGGTAGTTGTGTGGTTCGCCGCGTCGTGGTGGCAGCGCACGGGGCGCGGGCCGCTGTGGGCGCCCATGGTGGCCAGCGAGGCCGCCGTCTGTCGCCGCAAGTGGTGGACACATCTGCTCTATCTGAACAACATCTTGTATGCAGACGACAAGTGTCTGATACAAACCTG GTACCTGGCAGCAGACATGCAGCTGTACGCGGTGTGCCTGGCGCTGACGCTGGCGCTGTGGCggtggcggcgcgcggcggtgGCGGTACTGACCGCGCTGCTGGTCGGCTCGGTGGCCCTGCTGTTCGGCCTGGCCTACTACTGGAACCTCGTGCCTACCTACGTCATGCATCGCCCTGA GTCGGTGTGGCTGGCGTACCGCGAGGAGCCGTCGTTCAACGTGCTGTACCAGTCGCCGCTGGGCAACGTGCCGGGCGCGCTGGCCGGCCTCCTGCTGGCGCACCTGCACCACGCGCTGCTCGACCTGGACGTGCAGCTGCCGCGGTACAAG ATATTCGGTTGGCTGTCCGTGGCGGCGGTGCCGGTGGCCGCGTGGTGGGTGGCGGTGTCCCCGCTGGCGCTGGGCCGCGGCCCGCCCGCCCGCCTgcccgccgccgcgctcgcAGCGCTCGAGAGACCTGTGTTCTCCTTCTTCGTGGCCATGGCACTGCTCGGTGCCATGAATGGAATCCCAT CTGCGGTGAAGCGCTGCCTGTCCTGGCCGGGCTGGGCGGCGTGGGCGCGGCTGTCGTTCGGCGCGCTGCTGCTGCACATGCCCATCAACAAGTCGCTGGTGGCGGCGCGCCTCATGCCCTCCATGCTGGACCGACAGGCTGCG ATATCCGAGTGGTTCGGCGTGGCGGCCGTGTCGTACATGGCGGCGCTGCCGCTGGCGCTGCTGGTGGAGCTGCCGGCGCAGCGCCTGGTGCGCGCACTGCGCCCGGAGCGCGCGGCCCGCGCCCCCAGCGCGCCCccggcccgcgcccccgcgGACAAGTCAGACCTGTGA
- the LOC118275173 gene encoding alpha-ketoglutarate-dependent dioxygenase alkB homolog 7, mitochondrial → MRLLTFSFMKTCKYRKLCSNFPRGISGFAQPDVIPVIGDPNLVDITSWNEDQEPELRRAVLADMQVYPDFITEKEENALLQELEPVLRRMRYEFDHWDNAIHGFRETERRDWSEEGSAVLSRVRALAFSAGGARPLPHVHVLDLAAAGHIKPHVDAVRFCGDVIAGLCLVSSAVMELVHTEKPHLQLHALLARRALYIMKGVARYSFSHAVLGGTSSVWRGAAVPRGRRVALICRSEPARDRDD, encoded by the exons ATGCGTTTGTTAACGTTTAGCTTTATGAAAACGTGCAAATACAGGAAGTTATGCAGTAACTTTCCTCGCGGGATCAGCGGTTTTGCGCAGCCCGACGTAATACCAGTAATAg GTGACCCCAATTTGGTTGACATCACATCATGGAATGAGGATCAGGAGCCGGAGCTCCGGAGAGCAGTGCTGGCAGACATGCAGGTGTACCCTGACTTCATCACTGAGAAGGAGGAGAATGCTCTGCTGCAAGAACTGGAGCCTGTACTGCGACGCATGAGATATGAGTTTGACCACTGGGATAAT GCAATCCATGGTTTCCGTGAGACAGAGCGTCGGGATTGGTCGGAGGAAGGCTCGGCGGTGTTGTCCCGCGTGAGGGCGCTGGCTTTCAGCGCGGGCGGCGCCCGGCCGCTGCCGCATGTACACGTGCTGGACCTCGCCGCCGCCGGACATATCAAGCCTCACGTCGACGCCGTGCGG TTTTGTGGCGACGTGATAGCGGGGTTGTGCCTGGTCTCCAGTGCAGTGATGGAGCTCGTTCACACAGAGAAGCCCCACCTGCAGCTACACGCACTACTGGCCCGTCGCGCCCTCTACATCATGAA GGGCGTGGCGCGGTACTCGTTCAGTCACGCAGTGCTGGGCGGCACGAGCAGCGTGTGGCGCGGCGCCGCCGTGCCGCGCGGCAGGCGCGTCGCACTCATCTGCAGGAGCGAGCCGGCCCGGGACAGGGACGACTGA
- the LOC118274734 gene encoding flt3-interacting zinc finger protein 1, translating into MTTEVMKVELEVETCCICGGGGELLSPEEHDAGAPPMQVPLRTMLVHLNSSKVVPEGRLCGSCIRRTMESYEFSTALSARGVPPLSEKIRALRRRLHELTQKIDVFIVVGGAGAGGAYSEEDIIMVERDTLAAAAAADDEDLERARNARGESVYQCSVCPLSFQRVAEYRAHCAEHSGAPHSCWTCGAQLPSRAALRAHGAACSPAAAAAAAPAACPACGLRLADRAALAAHAAARHGRGARPPHVCAVCFRTLESGELLAAHVVRHRAAKHFVCGYDGCILRFGSRANLMAHIRKCHTADLPAPPDDAARDPAAPSTACEHCGRTFGSVAAMKRHARVHRPAVQQRERVQEEGEEWAEGEDMEGEVEYLEVDELEDLQYRDTDHYDHKPDLEEMQ; encoded by the exons ATGACAACAGAAGTGATGAAAGTAGAGTTAGAAGTGGAGACTTGTTGCATatgtggcggcggcggcgaacTGCTGTCCCCTGAAGAACATGACGCGGGAGCTCCGCCTATGCAAGTGCCACTGCGCACCATGCTCGTGCACCTCAACTCTAGTAAG GTGGTGCCGGAAGGTAGACTGTGTGGTAGTTGTATCCGACGCACCATGGAGTCGTACGAGTTCAGCACAGCGCTGTCTGCCCGAGGAGTTCCACCACTTAGCGAGAAGATTCGAGCGCTGAGGAGGAG GTTGCATGAGCTGACACAGAAAATTGATGTATTCATAGTAGTGGGGGGCGCCGGGGCAGGGGGAGCGTACTCTGAGGAGGACATCATCATGGTGGAGCGCGACACtctggccgccgccgccgcggctGACGACGAGGACCTGGAGCGAGCTCGCAATGCACGCGGAGAGTCTGTGTATCAGTGCTCCGTGTGCCCATTGTCATTTCAG cGAGTGGCGGAGTACCGCGCGCACTGCGCCGAGCACAGCGGCGCGCCGCACTCGTGCTGGACGTGCGGCGCGCAGCTCCCGTCCCGCGCCGCGCTGCGGGCGCACGGCGCCGCCTGCAgcccggccgccgccgccgccgccgcgcccgccgcctgccccgcCTGCGGCCTGCGCCTGGCGGACCGCGCGGCGCTGGCGGCGCACGCGGCGGCGCGACacgggcgcggcgcgcggccgcCGCACGTGTGCGCGGTGTGCTTCCGCACGCTGGAGTCGGGCGAGCTGCTGGCGGCGCACGTGGTGCGGCACCGCGCCGCGAAGCACTTCGTGTGCGGGTACGACGGCTGCATCCTGCGCTTCGGCTCGCGCGCCAACCTCATGGCGCACATCCGCAAGTGCCACACGGCCGACCTGCCGGCGCCGCCAGACGACGCGGCGCGGGACCCGGCCGCGCCCTCCACCGCCTGCGAGCACTGCGGACGCAC GTTCGGATCAGTAGCAGCTATGAAGCGCCACGCGCGCGTGCACCGGCCCGCAGTACAACAACGCGAGCGTGTACAG GAGGAGGGCGAGGAGTGGGCGGAGGGTGAGGACATGGAGGGCGAGGTGGAGTACTTGGAGGTAGATGAACTGGAAGACTTGCAGTATCGGGACACTGACCACTACGACCACAAGCCAGACCTCGAAGAAATGCAATAA
- the LOC118274735 gene encoding small nuclear ribonucleoprotein Sm D3 has protein sequence MSIGVPIKVLHEAEGHVVTCETNTGEVYRGKLIEAEDNMNCQMTLVTVTYRDGRVAQLENVYIRGSKIRFLILPDMLKNAPMFKRQGNKPTAGRGKSAILRAQAAGRGRAGGRGGGHRGGWQGGSGPSRR, from the exons ATGTCTATCGGTGTTCCTATTAAAGTACTTCACGAAGCAGAGGGCCATGTAGTGACTTGTGAAACGAATACCGGCGAAGTTTATCGCGGGAAGCTAATTGAAGCGGAGGATAACATGAATTGCCAGATGACGCTTGTTACCGTAACTTACAGAGACGGACGCGTCGCCCAGCTGGAGAATGTGTACATTAGGGGCTCAAAGATTAGGTTCCTGATATTACCGGACATGTTAAAGAATGCGCCTATGTTTAAACGACAAGGGAATAAGCCTACTGCCGGGCGCGGAAAAAGTGCAATATTACGGGCACAAG CTGCTGGTCGAGGTCGAGCAGGTGGTAGAGGTGGAGGACACAGAGGAGGCTGGCAAGGTGGATCCGGACCTTCTCGGCGCTAG